The region taactcaaatccttaaacctagaaattcaaaaccctaaaaaaaactatatgtttaTCACATTCACCTTGTTAttccttttgaatttatgtgatttgagttatggaggaagaggaagaaggtgaaagtggaagaacatgaaggtggaagaacagaaactaaaattgattaaaatattttttaagggactaaaattgatgtgaaaaaatccacgtggccgtccttagctgactaggcttgtCACTGGActgttgaccggtcaaaattgagcaaaaggagttaattagattaaaaaaacaattttagggacccaatttgatgcgaaaattttacaaggaccagatttgattccctttacaatttcaaggaccaaaaggttatttaagcctaaaaagagagattttctcacattcttaTAATATGATAAAAGTAACTTACTTTATGATTAACTTACTTAGTTAGATAAGTGAATCATTCAATTAGAACAGCAAAATACTTTGTGGGATATGATTAACTGACACAGTTACATAAATTAATCATTCTATTAGGAGTTtgattttgatgcaccgacggcgtaaactttttttacaccgtcCACCAATCAAATTTGAAGGATGTttcatgtcaattaatgaaattaaataaaaagagagattttctcacattgtTACAAATCTGATAAGAGTAACTTACTTTAAGATTAACTTACTTAGTTAGATAAGTGAATCATTCAATTAGAACAGTATATTACTCGGTGGGATATGATTAACTGACATAGTTACATGAATTAATCATTCTCTTCTATTATAAGGGAAAATTAATTTGTTGGAAATGACTAATCCATTGTTTTGATATGAAGTTAAAAAGACTGAATCACATTGCTATATAAAATTAAACTGAAGCTCTAATGAAACATGTTTAGGTTTGTAgcggaataaaaaaaaaacatcaattgAATGGATATGTCTATTGATGGATATGTATATTCTAGTGATTTGATATGTAGTTAAAATGTTGGAATCACAATCATATACCCATTTTGGTCGTGGCAACTACGATTGCTGTCGTTTAGACTCTCCAATTGTGCTTAACAATAACTTACTTCGTGAGATATCACTATTCCATCGTTTTGTAAGGAATTAAGGTATTAGAAGTTAGTATATAAGAAATTCAGTGTTTCCAGATGATTCCTTAATTTAAGAAACCAACTCTATACTTAGTCAGGCATACTGGTATAATCCATGTTGACGATGCAAAGTACCTTAGTTTTATTCATATTCATAACCATGTTCACTGGAACTGGCATTTTCTGGAACAAACTTAAGTAAAACTACACTGGGAACTGAAAAAACAAACGTACTTAATACGGGAAAGCCACCAAGTGCAAACATACACTGCTTTTTTAGAAACGTAAACTTGTACTTAGATACTAAAGGCTTAAAACACATGCATCGTCTATAGGATAGATATCATATCTTATCCTTTTTCGCCTTTggcatcaccttcttcttccggTTGGACAGAACCTGAACACCTTCATTGTCAGGGGAGGAACTCCTCTTTGGACTTATGGTCTCCTGAGTATTTGCTTCCAGGTCAGTGACTGGAAGTTCAGCAGAAAATTCAGCCTCGGTAACCTTGTCACCAGAGACCACGACAAACTCATCCAGCAAATCCTACAAAAAATGTAGACATAAAATTAATAGTAGTACTTGATGTCTGGAAAATTCACTGAGGTAACACATAATCGAAGAAACTCAATTATTACCTTCCCTATATCTTCATTCCCCAGGACTTGAGGGTTGAGAGTGGACTGAGGGGTAAGCAGCTCCCGGCTAGAAGATGCACCAACCTTTATCCCGTATTCATTAAGATCTGCCCCAGCATTAGGTAAATAAGCATAACAAAAATAAGGGAGATAAGGACGTACGGTAAGATCTAATTGCAATTTTTTGAACTGCTCGATAATCAATTCATCAGTGCAGACGTGCTTAACACGATACGTAGTCTCAAATCTGGAcctatcaaatctctgacccAAGAAATTCTTCACCTCAATCTTAAAAAGAGCAGCTCTCCCAAACACACGGGTGAATTCAACAGGCATCCCAATATCACCTTCATTCTATAAGGGCGTCAAAATTAAATGCAATGCGAGAATGCAATACTTGAATATACAAACGTAATCCGGAACAAAAACACTATATAATTAATGTACCCTATCACAGGACTCGACCATCTCAGTGCATGTTTTCCCAAGCAGTGTTGTGGCTTCCTTGTCAAAGAGGATGAAATTAGCACATCCAGAGTTATCTTCCACCCTAACTTGAAGACGAAACCTTTGCACCAATTTAACAACCAGTCAAACATTGATGCATTTTcctatataaaaattatatttaaccCAAAATGAAATATTGATATGATTACTACACAGATCAACACACCTTGGGTAAACAGCCATAACATGGCGATTACATCCCTCGCAGAAAAACATTTTTTCGTCAGCATAAACCTTACGGTTGCATCTACAGGCAGTATACCACCATTCCAGACCTTCTTCCATAGGGAGGATGGTCCCATACACAACACAAACACAGTCCTACAACAACCAGATTACATTGAACATGTTCTCAGAAGATTCGAACAAACCATAAGAAAACTTAAATCACATAACACCTTGTTTACCTTTTTAATATCCCTTAGTTTAGCAATGGACTTAGGGCTAGTCAAGACCAAAAAGTCATCTTCACCAGATACGGTTTTCGAATCAGACAACTGGCTTAGTGAATGGGATGCACTCGCATTAGCTTCTTAGTAACTGGGAATCATGAACGCAttattcatcatcatatacatttaaatttaataaatgatcTACATAAACATATTAAATACATACTTTGATTTCAACACAGTTGCCATAGGAACATCAGGGTCAAAAAGTATTTTGGTAGCACCATGAACGTTCTGAACATTGTTGTTCCCCTGGAATGATTTCACTTTGGCAAACTGAATAATGACAACCGGGTTGTTGAGTTCACCACCGGCAAGATAATTTGCCAATTCATCAACATAGGCTCCAAATAGGGCACACTCAACCCTAAGCCTGATACAATGCAAAAAATCAGTAACACGTTTTGGTTTGTTTAAAACAGAACATTGATTTGATAAAATTACCCGGCAGACTCAATCTCAATGGCATTCATCTTAGATTTCTTTCCATTAGTCACAATCTCCCTCTCAACTCCGACACCAGTCAAAATGCCAATGACATCTGCAAACATAATTCAAAACCGGTTATATAAGGAGAAAAATTAAGTTATACAGGTGCTTACAACATATATTCAGATATCAAAACTTACCAATCAAATAAGTCGAATCAAATCCAGGGGACAAAAGGTCAGCAAGGGATACAAAGCTGTAGGGAAACTCATCAATAGTAATCTGAGGCATGGGCCGCACTTCTGTGTTATACATGAAGCATATCTTATAACTGTGTCTCGTAGGTTTATAATCCCCGCTTTCATCCACCAAAACGAAAGAGGACAAATTGTAGACATTGCCCTCAACCAGTAACTTCTCAAACTTGTACATCAGGGTCTTCTTGATAGTCGCATGGATCTTGGAACCCTGACATGTATAACAACAACCAACCATTAACCTTATTtacaaatttaaattcaaacaaTAAACAGAACATTACTGTCATACCTTGTTATCCATCAGCACCAACTCAAGAGAAAGGGGCAACTTCGATGAGGCAAAACCTTGACTGTACCAAATGCGAACCACcttcaccaaaatcctccaatgatGCTTCCCAGAACGAAGCTCATCAACATTGTGGTAAACAAACTCCATAGTGGATCAAGAAAGGAACAGGTGAACTCAAGATATAGAACACAACTAAAACAGAATGGAAGGGTGTGTAATTTTGATGAAATGTGCAGCGATATTTATAGTACAAAGAAGCATATGAAGGAGTAAAAATTGAGATTCAAATAATGGGACAAAAGATATACCAAGGTTCCAGCACGAAATATATAACAGACTGACATACCACACTTAGATTTAAAAACCTATCCTTGTACTGGAGGCACAaaacatatacatatatatagcCTTTGACAAAAACAACCTTTGAAAGAAAAGGAAACCAAGGAATTCTGCTAAACTGACGCGTGGCAAATTGTTGAGGGAAGGCCACGTTGGATTTTTGTCTTGGTAAAGGGCTTGTGTTTTGTATCTAGTATAGATATGTATCTGacttgggattttttttttcttttctaaatttattttcatatttccaTATcactaatttatttaattaatttctaaTCTAAATAAAATGAATTCAAACTCAATTAAACTAAACACTAAACTAATTATTAAACTAATTACAGATATTGATGGTCTCTCGTTCACCTTTATCTCTGGTTTCTCTAGATTGAGGTTTTTGATTTGTGATTGTTAGGTTTTGGGGTTTTTGGGATTGGGGGTGGTGGTTCAATTTTCGGGTTCTGAGCACCATCTAATTGAGGATTTGATGTGTAGATGATGTTTATGAAGAAATATTTATTGGCAAATAAGTTTACATTTAATAAGATCTCAGATACTCAAGTTATTAGTCTCTTGACTCCCGACTATAGCGATACCTAGATAAAAAAAGTAACCTTTTATTTGTAAaagcttttctattttttttcctcGCTTCTCATTTTAAGGAGTTTTTAAGTCAAAAAAAATTCGCGTCAAGTATTTCCGTAAAAAACAACTTTAAAATTTCCATCTTCTTATTCCTTGGGGTGAGAGTTGTGAATGCAAATTCTAATATTTGAACCATTTctaataattttcaattttttttaaagaaatattAAATGTCTACCAAttaaatcttttatttttatttttttaaaaaatatacccTCATATGATACTAATAAAATGGCGATTTCTTGAGGAGTTTGTTGGTTTAGAGAATATCTGGAATTAATAGATCATCAGTTGGAAACCAACACATCATAAGAAAGCCAATGTactaagaaaataaattattctATAAGATAAATTTCAACCTAACTTTAACTCTCATTCTCCTCCATCAAATGCTGCAAGTGAGAGTTGCATGTAGTCACAAAAAGTAAATCAAAATAGTGAAAATACGGATAAATTTACATATAGTAGTATAGTACCCATACTATTGGTGCTCACATTCATATGATTGCTATGGTTGGGATGTTTTGACTAAATCTACTTCTTTGTTATAATTTCACTCAGATTGGCCCAACATCAAATGATGcctaaaacaaattttaaagtgagaattttttatctaaaaaaatatttattttttatgtaatcCATTAAATCTTTGTTGAGACATGATTTATCTAAGAtaagattttattaattttaattttggagGTCTTTTCTACTCAGTAACAAAAATTGGGagccttttttacttagtaaaaaacaATTGGGAACCTAAAATCCTTACTTGGGTGACTTTACCCTTAGGTCGGCCGTGATTTCACGGTTGGTATTTTTTTTcaagtgtgaaaaactcaaaaAAGTGCTTCGTTAACCActttgttaattttaatttgttaaaattGATAGGAGTTGGGTTTGcaaaaaaccctagcagagctaggagaaagagaaattaaaataaagataAGAAAACACCAAAATATTAGAGCAAAATACTACTACTTATATAGTCCTTAAGCAGAATTAGGGTTGACACTTGACAATACCGTTATCCTAGAGACAGGCTCCTCTATGGGCTAGGCCCAATTACATAATAAAGACCATTTAATTAAAAGACATACTGAAAGAGagtttatttaatgttaattgaaACTAGGGCTGCTTAAGGGTTCGCTTGGGCCTTTCTGACTGTGGCCCAatgctataaaaaaaattatgatataaAAATAGGGGCGGCTGAGTGAGAAAGTCAATGGTTGAGTTTGAGGTGTAGTCCTTCACTGATCTCAAGTGCGCGTGGATTAGATTATGTGCCCAACCCCACCAGGATTCATCACTTGTTATACTTCAGTTGGCCAGCCTAAGCCATTTCAACGGAATGCATGCACTGACTGCGTTGTTTGTCCCGTGAAACTTCCCCAGCCAAACTGTTTCGAAAATTGCAACAAAAATTCTTGCATTTGAGTGTGTTTGAAGTATTCGTCCCAGAAAATTAAAAAGAGTGTTTTTGAAGTAATTATGGGACACCATTCACACAACAACTACTACATTCTTACCATGCAGGATGACAACAACAGATTAATGGGAGGAAAACGCACTAACGAATACAAGAAGGATTTCAGggttttatttctttttctttttctgtaccTTGCATAAATTTAAAGGTACTACAATATCCTTTCATAATTACTAATTAACCAAAATACTTTAGTACTTACAATTAATTAAGCGTAACCCAGAAGCAAAAGATAAGGACTGTTTTAGTGTTTTAACCTAAACGGAATTTATGTGTGATGAAACTTGACTTaagaccatatacaatggttgtttaattttgatgttgAAGAGTGTTGAACATTGTTGAAGTGATGCAATGGTTGTTGAGGAGTGTTTAGAGGAGAGAGAACCGGCTGAATTGTTGAAGAAATTCAACAATGTTGAGAGGAGAGAGGGACGCCACGTGGCGCCCTCTGAATGGCTCGGTCAGGCGCGTGCAATACTCGCGCCGACAGGGAGCGTGAGCTGCAGGTCTTGGAGAGAGAAAACGTGATGGTGGATATGTCCTGACACGTGTCATTCTCTGATTGGTTCCCCGGATTTTCTTTTACCCTTATCTTTTGAGCTCAATtatctgataaaaaaaaattatctggaaaaaaaaaattataccaaaattcgtgatatttttttctctataaatagagacttggtttgtttgatttggacacagaaaaaaaaaccaagttttcaccatcttattatctctctcaccatcttatttatctatcaattaacatttgttttgaaatggatcccaacaatcctcatttcaacacccagaattcttcaaacaacccattttacaaccaaaatcccaacaactatgaagatctaaatcaaatttcttaccaacgtcctcaaaatccaaactattatcaagtcccacatcaaatctccaaccaacgtcctcaaaatccaaactattatcaagtcccacatcaaatctccaaccaacgtcctcgaaatccaaactattatccagatccaaatcaatattcgtaccaacctcctcaaaacatacaaaattttaaccagtcatcaattgctccaaactctcatccatcttatggatctgtgagatatccatctcaaacaccccagtctagtggttatatgccagtggttcctgaaaattttccgagtgttgatgtgtcggaatttccggaattttcaacacaagtcaatcttggtggcgggtcagctgataatgaagtcaatgaagtcactcctaagagcaaaaaaACCGTTTCacccgcatggaacactgcacaaaatctagtgctaattagtgggtggattaattgtggaacaagcagtgttgtcggaagaaaccagaaaggagaaacattttggagagatattgctgagtattgtaatgagcattgctcattcgatcctccgcgcgattgggttgcctgccgaaaccgttggaattatatgaacgCAAGAttgggtaaatggattggcgcttatgatagcgctaagcgtgagcaacgaagcggttggtcggaggatGATGTTATCGCAAAAGCGCAGGAATTATTCGCAAGTGGGAAGATTGGTCAATTTACTTTCATGGAAGAATGGCGCGCtctccgtgatcaaccacgtttttgtagtcaggtatgaggaaatagtggctcgagaagtagtggatctaagagatcacacgacagtgatgcaagtggctcaaactctataggatcaattcctcgtccaatgggtagggaggcagctaaaaaaaagagtaaaaagaaaattagagaagatgccgacgaggtggtggacaaagagtgggattcttatatccatttcaaggagaaagagcttgaaaaattggaaaagatagcatcggtgcaagcagagactaacgaattgatgaaagagaagactaatgcgatgaaagagaagactaatgctaagaaagttagtatgtatctaaagctaacttcggaagagcatctcagtgaccgtaagaaagagttgttagagcagttgtccaaagagctatttggaaattaatttcaagcgagtctttgtttgtattcggtcaaacttgtcagtggtgtgaagtctgtagtgtttgctttaatgtttgctttaataattttcaagtggtgacagctatgtaatgtttgctttaatgtatgggtaactgtgtttgaatatgtaccactcaattcgaatcttgtccttttccgataattaactctggttgataacttatttcaaatccgccagtggtgtcaagtctgtagtgtttgctttaataatttgcccgtggtgtcaagtcagtagtgtttggctttaataattctcgggtaactgtgtttgaatatgtaccactcaattcgaatcttgtccttttccgataattagctctggttgataacttatttcaaatccgccagtggtgtcaagtctgtagtgtttgctttaataatttgcccgtggtgtcaagtcagtagtgtttggctttaataattctcgggtaactgtgtttgaatatgtaccactcaattcgaatattgtccttttccgataattaactctggttgataacttatttcaaatccgccactcaaccaccattcaatgtacctatatatatggactcatagatccattgatgtaccaatatcccaaatctcttccaatctacttcaaatttcacaaaaaatggatccatcTGATTGCCCTTTTGATCTTGCAGCATACATTCAAAatagtcaaattgaagaagcttatgtactCAACCGATTTAGAGAGCGTCGAAGAAAAATTCGAGAAGATACTGCACCTCGTAGTAGAAAATATCTCGGTAGAGATCATACAGAGGCAAACCAGAGGCTAATtggcgactactttgccaatgagcctacatatgacgatgcaatgtttcgtcgtcggtaccggatgcaaaaacatcttttccttcgaatcgttggtgacctttcaagtagtgataactacttcacccaacgcgttgatgcagccaataaacaaggtatatcacccttagcaaaatgtaccacagcaatgcgaatgttagcatatggtgtggcagcagatgcggtcgatgagtacatcaaaattggaggtactacagcattggagtgtttacgtagattctgtaaaggaatcatacgattgtatgagcaacagtacctgagagcaccaacccaagaagacctgcaaagaatactacatgctaatgacatgcgggggttcccaggcatgatcgggagtattgactgcatgcactgggagtggaaaaattgtcctaaagcatgggaaggtcaatttactagaggggataagggaaccacaacagttattcttgaagcagttgcaacttatgacctatggatctggcatgccttttttggatgtcctggaacgttgaacgacataaacgttctagatcggtcaccagtgtttgatgacgtggaacagggaaagactccagctgtgaatttctttgtgaatggtcgtccctataatatggcatactatctagccgatggtatctatccttcttatccaactttcgtcaaaacgattagacttcctcaaagtgaacccgataagttatttgcaaaagttcaggagggatgtcggaaggacatcgaacgtgcatttggagttcttcaagctcgttttaaaatcatccgtgaaccagctcgcttgtgggacatagatgacttgagtatcattatgaggtcatgcatcatattacataatatgattgtcgaggatgaacgagattcatatgctcaacgttggaccgattttgagcaatctggggaaggtggatctagtacacagcaaccatactcgac is a window of Lotus japonicus ecotype B-129 chromosome 5, LjGifu_v1.2 DNA encoding:
- the LOC130717610 gene encoding uncharacterized protein LOC130717610, which encodes MDPSDCPFDLAAYIQNSQIEEAYVLNRFRERRRKIREDTAPRSRKYLGRDHTEANQRLIGDYFANEPTYDDAMFRRRYRMQKHLFLRIVGDLSSSDNYFTQRVDAANKQGISPLAKCTTAMRMLAYGVAADAVDEYIKIGGTTALECLRRFCKGIIRLYEQQYLRAPTQEDLQRILHANDMRGFPGMIGSIDCMHWEWKNCPKAWEGQFTRGDKGTTTVILEAVATYDLWIWHAFFGCPGTLNDINVLDRSPVFDDVEQGKTPAVNFFVNGRPYNMAYYLADGIYPSYPTFVKTIRLPQSEPDKLFAKVQEGCRKDIERAFGVLQARFKIIREPARLWDIDDLSIIMRSCIILHNMIVEDERDSYAQRWTDFEQSGEGGSSTQQPYSTEVLPAFANHVHARSELRDSNVHHELQADLVKHIWAKFGMSQD